One window of Cucurbita pepo subsp. pepo cultivar mu-cu-16 chromosome LG19, ASM280686v2, whole genome shotgun sequence genomic DNA carries:
- the LOC111782300 gene encoding uncharacterized protein At5g02240-like, whose protein sequence is MKQSMAMLTRVPLAYSIPTPKSTLSPPLPFHQCHNCCSLPNSNSISSLSLQIVTSSISPTSQKGFRRRRRVGALSLVAMADSGPRTVLVTGAGGRTGQLVYKKLKERSDQYVARGLVRTEESKQSIGGADDLFVGDIRNADTLGPAIQGIDALIILTSAVPKMKPGFDPTKGGRPEFYFEDGAYPEQVDWIGQRNQIDTAKAAGVKQIVLVGSMGGTNINHPLNSLGNGNILVWKRKAEQYLADSGVPYTIIRAGGLQDKDGGIRELLVGKDDELLQTETRTIARADVAEVCLQALQFEEAKFKALDLASKPEGVGTPTTDFKALFSQVTTRF, encoded by the exons ATGAAGCAGTCCATGGCGATGCTAACACGTGTCCCATTAGCCTACTCCATCCCAACCCCGAAGTCTACCCTTTCTCCACCACTGCCCTTTCATCAATGTCATAATTGTTGTTCCCTGCCCAATTCCAATTCAATCTCGTCTCTCTCACTTCAAATCGTTACCTCCTCCATTTCTCCGACCTCCCAGAAGGGTTTCAGAAGGCGCCGCCGCGTCGGTGCTCTTTCGCTGGTTGCAATGGCGGATTCTGGTCCTAGAACTGTCCTCGTCACCGGAGCTGGTGGCAGAACCG GTCAACTAGTTTACAAGAAATTGAAGGAGAGGTCAGATCAGTATGTTGCAAGAGGTTTGGTTAGAACTGAAGAGAGCAAGCAGAGTATCGGTGGAGCAGACGATCTTTTCGTTGGTGATATTAGGAATGCAGATACCCTTGGTCCTGCAATTCAAGGCATTGATGCGCTCATTATTCTTACGAGCGCCGTGCCAAAGATGAAGCCAGGGTTTGATCCAACCAAAGGTGGTAGGCCTGAGTTTTACTTTGAAGATGGAGCATATCCTGAACAG GTTGATTGGATTGGACAAAGGAATCAGATAGATACCG CCAAGGCTGCAGGAGTTAAGCAAATCGTTTTGGTCGGGTCGATGGGAGGAACAAATATCAACCATCCCTTGAACAGTTTGGGTAATGGGAACATATTG GTTTGGAAAAGGAAGGCCGAGCAGTATTTGGCTGACTCTGGTGTTCCTTACACCATCATAAG GGCTGGAGGTCTGCAGGATAAGGACGGTGGGATACGAGAACTGCTAGTAGGGAAGGATGATGAACTTCTTCAGACGGAGACGAGAACCATTGCCAGGGCTGATGTCGCCGAAGTCTGCCTTCAG GCACTGCAATTTGAGGAGGCCAAATTCAAGGCGCTCGATCTAGCCTCGAAACCTGAGGGGGTAGGCACGCCGACGACCGATTTCAAGGCCTTGTTCTCTCAAGTGACGACGAGATTCTGA
- the LOC111781830 gene encoding UPF0161 protein At3g09310, with amino-acid sequence MAVLPTTNCHKLQNQNPIFFAGRCHQSRRSAAAFSIRFNGQKLRRPLIISESRATSNSSANRDQDGEVDNLGVKAALSMLKFYKREISPLLPNSCRYLPTCSEYSMQAYKKYGVAKGTILTAWRLCRCNPFGVSGFDPPRWFDEERLPEPED; translated from the exons ATGGCGGTTCTTCCCACCACAAATTGCCACAAactccaaaaccaaaacccgATCTTCTTCGCCGGCCGCTGCCATCAAAGTCGCCGCTCTGCTGCCGCCTTCAGTATTCGATTTAATGGCCAGAAGCTCCGTCGGCCGCTCATCATAAGCGAATCGCGCGCCACATCGAATTCAAGCGCGAACAGAGACCAAG ATGGCGAAGTGGACAATCTGGGGGTTAAAGCTGCATTATCCATGCTCAAATTCTACAAAC GAGAAATCTCGCCGTTATTGCCAAATAGTTGTCGCTACTTACCTACATGTAGTGAGTATTCCATGCAAGCTTACAAGAAATATGGTGTTGCGAAGGGTACTATTTTGACTGCTTGGCGTCTCTGCCGCTGCAATCCCTTTG GTGTATCTGGGTTTGATCCTCCACGATGGTTTGATGAAGAAAGGTTGCCAGAACCAGAAGATTGA